The nucleotide window TGAAGCAATGGAAAATCAAACAGTTAGTATTTCAAAAGCAAATATTCAAGCCACTTTAATAGCCAGAACAACCGTCTTGGCGGCTGCTAATCCTAAATTTGGAAGATTTGACCCTTATGAAATTGTGGCCAAACAAATAGATATGCCCCCCACATTAATAAACAGGTTTGATCTAATATTCCCAATCAAAGATTTACCAGAAGAAATAAAAGACAATAAACTAGCAACACACATGCTCAGATTACATCAAGACCCCCAGGCAATAGAAGAAAAAATTCCTACTCCTATGCTTAAAAAATATATTGCTTATGCACGACAGAAAGTAAGCCCGAAATTAACAGATTCTGCTTTAAATGAAATCAGAGAGTATTATGTAAAGATGAGGATGATGGGTTCTTCGGACGAATCTTCAATAAAAGCTGTTCCAATTTCACCAAGACAATTAGAAGCATTAGTAAGAATGGCAGAAGCAGCGGCAAGAGCGAGACTAGCTGATAAAGTGGTCAAAAAAGATGCAATAAGGGCCATAAGTTTATTGGAATACTGCTTAAATCAGGTTGGGTTTGATAAAGAAACCGGAAAGATTGATATTGATAGAATAACAACAGGAGTAAGTGCTTCTCAAAGAAGCCACATATCCATAGTAAAAGAAATAATTAATGATTTAGAAAACAAAATTGGAAAAACCATTCCAATAGAAGATATAACAGAAGAAGCTGGTAACAAGGGTGTTGATTCTGATAAAGTTGATGAAATAATTGAAAGGTTAAAAAGAGCAGGAGATATTTTCGAACCAAGACATGGTTTTATAAGTAGAATTTGAGAGAAAAAAGTACCATGAATGGGAATACTCAATCACAAAAAAGAAATGTAGCATATAAAGTAATGGTTAAAGATATTCTTAAAAGCAACTATGTTAAAGTAGAAGGATGGACCCCGAATTACCTTGTCTTGGGGGATGGAAAACAAATTTCAAGAGTTAATCTCATTGGAACAATAATTGACAAGCCTTTAACAGAAAACCCAGGATACCAAAACATAGTTATTGATGATGGTTCTGGGAACATTGGTATTAGAACTTTCGAAGAAAAAGGCATTCTTAATAATTTTAATATTGGCGATTCTATTTTAATAATTGGGCGGCCGCGTGAATTTGGAAAAGAAAAGTATGTTATCCCAGAAATAATTAAGAAAATAGAAAACAAAAGATGGATAGAATTAAGAAAATTAGAAATGGGAGTGTCTTTTTCTAAAGAACAAAAAAAGGAACAACCCTCAAAAGTCGATGTTTATGATTTGGAAGAAGATATAGTTGTAGAAGACAGCAATCTTTTTGCATTAATAAAAAAACTAGACAAAGGGGAAGGGGCAGATTTTAATGAAATTGTAGAAAAATCCAATAACCAAGAAGCAGAAAAAATAATTAACAATATGATAAAACAAGGAGAGTTATTTGAGATCAACCCAGGAAAAATTAAAATTTTAGAATAAAATTGGTGTAATAAATACTTCTACAAGTGCCGCAACAAACAACAACAGTATTGCTATTAAAATCATATCAAACGAATTTACCAGAACTTTTCTAAATTGTTTTGTTCCTCCTTCGTGTTTGATTACAGCAATAGAAATTATTCCTCCTGCCAAACCAGCAGCAAAATAAGCGCTTATTTCAAACACACCGTGTGTCATATACCTCAAAACAGCCAAGGGGAAGACGGAAAAATAATTAGTTATTTTTGCTATATTTGTTTTTATTAAGTTTCCTATCGCAACCCCAATCACAGAAGCATTCCATGTTAAGATAAAGATGGCTCCTGCTCCATAAAAAAAAGCAAACAGCAAACAAAACATGAGAACTTTCATGTTATTTGAAAAAATCCTTAAAAACAAATTAAAAGACCCTATTGCTTTCCCAGTCAGGGGATTATTTATTTTCTCAATAGTATCTGTTTGGATATTAAACAAAGTTTGATGTATTGAAGAAGGAAATACAACATACCAAACAGCAACCGACAACATTATTCCTAAAAATAAAAAGATTAAAAAGATTAAAACTTTAGAATGTTCCTTCATAAGGACAAATTCTTTTTTTATTTTGAGGTCTATCTCTTCTTCTATTTTAATTGTTTTATAGATAAAAGGCACACAGGCCATAACAGTCAAGAAAACCATAACAAGACTTGCGTATTCTTCAAATACCCATAAAGAAAGAAATATTGCAATTGAATTATACAAAAAACCTACAAAAAACATTTCCCAAGGGTGTTTTTTAGCAGTAAAAGGGTTTATTAGGCTCTCTAATACCATATTATATTTCTACTAATTGTAGTTTATATAATTTTTGTTTCGAGATTTAGAAATATTTATAAAACCATTTATATTAATTTCTATCCTTATGGATTATCAAAAACTATTGGAAAAGGCAAAAAAAGAAATGCCGGAATCTGTTCATGAAAAAGAGAGGTTTGAAATACCTCCTGTAAAAGGACACATCCAAGGCACAAAAACAATAATTGTTAATCTGCAACAAATATCTCAACACTTGCATAGACCAATAGAACACGTCTTAAAATATTTATTAAAGGAATTGGCTACTCCTGGCGAAATTAAAAAAAATGATTCTGTAATCTTTGGGAGAAAGATATCTTCCTCTGATTTTAATAATAAAATAAAACAATATGCTGATGATTTTGTTTTTTGTAAAGAATGTGGAAAACCAGACACTGAATTTTTAAAAGAAAACAACTTAATGTTTGTAAAATGTATGGTTTGTGGAGCAAAGAACCCTATAAAATTTAAAATTTAAAATGATAGTAAAAACCCACCAAACAGAAGACAAAAGAATTCTTCTAGTGGTTTGTGATAATGAAATTCTTGGAAAGAAATTTGAAGAGGGGAACAAGCAACTAGATCTTACATCTGATTTTTATAAAGGCATAGAAAAAACAGAGTTGGAAGTTTGTGATTTGATGAGAAATTGTGATATGATTAATTTAGTTGGAGAAAAGGTAATAAATCTTGCTATAAAAGAAGGAGTTATTGATTCAGAACATGTAAAAAAAATCTCAGATATCCCTTATGCTCAGGTCGTTATACAAGGACTCTAACCAAACCATTTGCCTAATCCTTCTTGTTTCTCTTTTTCCTTACCAAACATACCTTCTATCCTTCTTTGTAATAAAGTTAAACTCTGTTTTAAATAAACAGGAACATTATATTTTTCAGCTAAACTAATAGAGGGTTCTAAATATTTTATAACGCTTCCTTTTGATATTGTAAAAATAATTTTTCCCCCGCATTTTGAACATTTTCCAATCAAAGGGGGCCTCCTAAACTTTTCATTGCATTTAACACATCTAAATTTCTGCATTGAAAACTTCCTCAAATTTCCTTTAGTATCTTTAATAAAATGCTTTTCGATTACTAGTCTTGCTTCATCAGATTCATCTACTGCAATTATCTTTTCGCCTAAATCCATTTGGCCTTTCAATTTATCTTCCATTGAGGGGATTGTTTTGTAAGCAGAACAAACTACCCCATCATTTATATTTGAAGTATCGTGAGTAAATCCAACATCACCATAACTTATATCATTTTGTATGTTTTTTATAAGTTGTTTGACTTCAACATCCCATGGTTGTTTATATTCTAAACATGCTTCATAAAAATCAAGAGGATACGTCCATGCGATATCTAAATCAAAAACCATATCATCAACTTCTGTTGGAATTAATTTAGACGTTAAAACCAAAGGGGCGTCTTGTGATGATCCCCGATGTGAAGGTAAGTAAGATCTTGAAAAATTAATTAAAGCATCCATTAATAAAATTATACTTGCCTCATCCCCATCACAATCTCTCCGTGTTGCTGCATGTATCAAAGGATGGGCAAAAAAACCTTGCGTCTTTGAAAATCCAATTATCCTTGTGAGTATGGCAGCAGAAGTGTGTGGTGCCAATGCCAAAGCAAGATGCCCAATTAAATTTTTTTTTTTATTAAAATTATAAAAAGATTTTAAACCATACATTCTCTCGAGAGCATCATCAATAAAATTTGCTACATTAAACAAAATTTCATCTGCTCCTTTGTCTGGTGATTCAGGGCAAGCAGGTAAAATAATATCTTGGGGTTTTAGCTCTATTGTTTGTTCATCGTTGGTTAATTCGCTGCCTTTAGTGTCTTTTGTATAACTTAATTCTTTTAGTTTTTCAATGCTTGTTCCAATCTCTTTTGGTTTAAAATGAGTTATGGGCATCTGGGTCATATCATATCTTGTTGTTCCGTCTTTATTAACATAAATATTATGTTTTGCTCTTAAAATTCCTTTCATTAAATTTTCAGGAGTATGATCTTTATTAGAAGTTCCTCTAACGCCTTTTATCAAATCAGGATAGTTTTTCATTTTTAATTTCTTTAAAGATTTGTTAAAGTAATCTTTTATATCAAAATCTTTAGTTACAAAAGGCATGTTTTTTCCGTGTTGGCATTCTTCTTTAGAAGTAACTCCGCATATTTTACAATGATACATTTGTTTTGTTGGTTTTCCACAATCTAAACAAACCTTAGATATTGTTTCTTTATTGCATTTAGAACAAACAAATATAGGAAAATCTGCACGAATGGTCCCTACATCCAAAGCAGACTGAAAACACCGAAGACGCCCGCCTTCTTCTCCTACCGGAAACAAAACTTGAGGGCTCCCTGTTAATTCTCTTATCTTTGCTTTTTCTGGGCGCCCCATTCTCGCCCCAATAAACAAACCAGATTTGTCCCTTATTTTGACTTTTGAAATAATATTAATAATCTCTAAGATTGGTTTGTCTTTGTTTTGATTTATCTTTTGTTTAATCTCTTTGATATCTTCTTTTGAAATTATACCTAAACTAATCATAAATGGTTTAGCGTGGTTTTTCTCAATAACAATAAATTCTTTATTGATAAATAAATGAGGCAACCCTATTTTTTCTAATGTCTCTTTTCCTTTTTCGTCTGATTTTAATATTATTTTCTCTATGTTATTCCCATCTGCCACAATATCTGAAGACTCTATCAAATCCAACAAATATAATAAATCCTCAGCAGATATAGAATCAAAATGGAGTGTAAAAAAAGGGTGTAAAGGAATCTGCAGTTTTTCTGATATAGATATTGCAGCACCAGGTGATATTTTTGTTGTTAGGGGGTTTTTTAATAAAACAGAAAGAGCGTCTTTAGGTATATTGATTAACTCAGATAATTTATCTAAATTAAGACTCCCGAACATATTAACTGTCGCTTTTTCAAGTTCTTGAACCCACCACTCTTCACAATAGCCAGGGGGAGCTAAAACATGGGCCCTATTAAAAAAATCCCCATAACTAATTAGAATGTCTCCTAAAAACAAGATCTTCTTTATTTTGTCTTTAACTTCTTTTAATTGTTGTTTGTTCTCTATTCTCAAAACGCTTCCGTCTTCTACCTTTACAATTGGCCCTTCTATAGTATCACAAGGAGAAACAGTACATCCCTTGCCTGGCCTTTCTACTTTTAATTGGGTTCCCGTAGCAATATAGTCATTCATTACGCCCATTGTGAGGGGATTTATATTACATGCAGAATAACCAGATGTTCTTGATCTCCCATACCTCATCCTCAGGCCCCCTTTCCTCATAGGGTATGTTAAGATAGGTCTTCCTGCTGGAAGGTCTTTTATAAAAGTGAAGTCTGGGTTTATTTTGGTTTCTTCTTTTGTTTCTCCTTTTGATTTTATTCTTTTTTGTAATTTAACAAAATCATTTAGAAAATTCCATTGTTCTAAATCAAACTCTTTTCCCCATTTAGAAAGTTGTTTCCATAGTTTTGGTGCCTTTTGTGCTATCCCTTCTCCTATTACCAAACACACCCCGTTTCTTATTCGATTTGTTTCAACTCTATTCAAATCTTTATAATTTGATACTTCTATTTTTTCAGAAGGGTCTCCTGCAATCTGAACAGGAATATGTTGTGTTAAAAATTTTATCTCCTCTTCAGAAGGAAGATATTGGAGGTTTGTAATACGTTCATGGTAATCATATAATTCAGTTATATATCTTTTAATTTCTTGTTCGGTTGGATCATAAACCTCAAAACCCATCTTTTTTCTTATATAATCTGCTATCAAAACAGAAACAGATGCTCCTGTTCCTCCTGCGCTCCTTATTGGTCCAGAAAAATATAATTTAAAATAATCTTTTCCATCCTTCCTTTTTTCTATTTGTAATTTAGTAAACCCCTCTAAAGGGCTTGCAACCGTTCCAAGAGTATGATAAGCAAAACCAACCCTTATTCCCACTTCCATTGCTTCTGTTTTGTCTTTAAACTTGCAAAATTTCTCTTTTGCTACTTCCTCTGCAATAAGAAGAGAAACTCTCCAATCAAGAACACCATATTTTTTTTCTAATTCTCTTAATCTCTTAGCAACGCCTTTATCAACAATTTGGGGTGCAACAGTGGAAATAATTCCTTCTACCCTCTCTGCCATGTCTTTAGCTACAGGAATCTCTACTTTCGGCTGGGGGTCGTGTCCTTTTTTTCTAGCTTCTGTTGCTGCTTTATACGCTTGTTTTAATTTTTTGTCTATTTCTTCAAAATATTCTTTCATAAAACTAAAACCTCATTATTTTCATATCTCTCGTCTTTAGATTTACAATAGGAACTCTGCAAGGTTCTGGATGATGTCCTACTTTCTCTTGAAAAGGCGTTTTAGACTGCCAACAGCTTCCACAAATTAAAGTAATGTTTTTGTAACTTGAAACAGAAGATTTATGGATATGTCCTGTAACAAAAAAATCAGGAATTTTATCTATAACTAAATTATCTTGGTTGGCGTCTGGAACATATAAAGTGGAAGTGTGGGTTGGCGCAAGATGTCTTCTTTTCAATAAAAATTTCATAATAAGGTCTGCTCTATCATACCCTCCATTCATTCTTATTCCATCTACATTTGCAACATAATAATCAAAACTAAATCCATGATATAACAAAACATCAAAACCAGAAAAATTATCAGAAGAGTGTATATTAACCATTGATGGGTTGCTTACCATATGTATATTTGGTAATTCCCATAACGATTTTGCAAAATCTTGGTATAATTGGGGTTGTGGTTCTGCAATCCTCATTGCATCATGATTGCCGGGACAAACAATTAAATTTATGTTTGAAGGTATTTCTTTTAAGTATTTGGCGCATTCATCATATTGTTTATAAATATCGTTTATAACAAGTTCCTCTTCTTGACCAGGGTATATCCCACATCCGTCAACAAGGTCTCCAACAATAAAAATATATTTTGTTTTTTTAGCAATTTCTTTTTGTTTTTCAGAACCAACCTCTCCTTTAATCCATTTGAGGAATTTCTGCATGTTTTCTTCTAAAAAATTGTCTGAGCCGACATGTAAATCTGACAAAAACAAAGCAAAAACCTCTTCATCTGCATTTTTTATCTCCTTATTTGAAGGTATTTCTGGCCATACAACATTATTTGCAAACACAATATTCTCTCCGTTTACTCCCACAACCCCTATTATTTCATCTGCAACAATGTCTCTTGCTAATTTGAAAAGATCTGGTTTATTTTTATTAATTAAAACATTTATAGAATCTGTCCGATCTTCCACAGTCAGGATTATATTGCCATTCTTAGTAATTTTTTTATCTCCAACAATGGCTATCAAAGATAGATTGTCTTTGTCTTGTTTTTGTTTTATTCTTTTAATAGATAATAAGTTTTGTAATTCCACCCTATTCTTTAATATTTTTTCAATACTATCGAATCTTTTATTAAACAAATATACAAAATCTTGGACTTCTCTTTTTTTAGATTCTTCATCATAAGAAAATATTATTTTAACATCTTTGTTCCCAATTGGTTTTTCTTCTTCGTTTCCATTCATATATTCTGTGAATTTATCATATAGTTTGTCGTTCCCTTTTTTTGCTAAGACTACCGACTTATCATATTCCTTCCAATTGATGTCTTTTCTCGTTGATACTAAAAATTCTTCTAGGTGTTGATCTAATATTAGAAAAGAATCAGAATCAATTTTATTTTTTATATTCTCATAAAATTGGTTTAAATCGACATCATTTTCAGCTAATTTCTCTATAATCTGTTTGCTAATTAGAATACTCTTATCTAAAAAAAACTTTATTATTTCTTTTTTGTCTTTCATTTTTAGGTAAGAAGGTTTGATTAACTTAAGAGATATCCAAACCTTCCTCTAATATTTGTTTTATTTTTTTATTTGTGGTTTCAGGAGTAGATAAAGTGATTTCTCTTGTTCTTCCATATCTTCCTTTACTAATAACCCTTGCATTAATAATACCCATCATATCCATTTCAGCAATCAGATCCCCTATTCGTCTTTGGGTAAGTGGTTTAAGATTTATTTGACTACATAAATTTTTATACGTATCATATATCTGTCCTGTTAAAATAACCTCATTATTTTTTGAATTTATAAGCAACATAGAGTATAAGGTTGCTTGTGATTGTTTTGGTTGTGTTGTGATTATATCAAATACTCTGTCTTTCTCTATCTTTTCTTCTGCCTCATCAATGTGTTTGATATTAACGCTTTTAGATCCTTCTCTTTCTGCAACCTCTCCTGCTACTCTTAATAAATCTAAAGCTCTTCTTGCATCTCCATGTTCCTTTGCAGAATATGCAGCACATTTTTCAACAACCCCTTGTTTTAAAACGTTTTTCTTAAATGCTTTGTTTGATCTTTTTCTTAATATGTCCTGCAATTGAAGAGCGTTATAAGGTGGAAACAATATATCTTCCTCGGATAATCTGCTTTTTACTCTGGGATCAATATTATCAATAAAACGGGAGTTATTAGATATTCCTACAATGGAAATTTGTGAATTTTTAAGTTCTTCATTTATACTTATAAGATTATAAAGAATATCGTCCCCTGTTTTATTAACTAATTGGTCTATTTCATCTAAAACTATCAATAAAAACTTCTCTTTTTTATCAACAGCATCAACAAATATTCTATACACCCCATCTGTGGGGAGGCCAGTATCTGGTATTTTCTTGCCCATCTCCCTACCAAGCTGCGCAATAATTCTATATTCTGTATCTGCAACCCTTTTTAATTTACAATTCACATATATTACTGTTATGGGTTTATCTGCTTTTTCTGCTGCTTCTTTTAATTGATTTGTGATATGTTTTATAGAAACAGTTTTTCCTGTTCCGGTCTTGCCATATATAAAAAGATTAGACGGCCTTTCTAACTTCATTACAGGGGCCAATATGTTTTGTATTTTCTCGATTTGTTCTCCTCTATGTTCAATAGTATCAGGCAAATAAGATATTTGTAATATTTTTTTATTGGTAAATATTTCCTCTTTTTTTAAGAAATTTTCAAAGAAATTTGATGAATTTTGTTTTTTCATAGAATATTGTTGTTTTTATTTCCTATATAAGGATTATTGAACTATAAAATACATACCCCTTTACTTCTATTGGAGATAGTGGTTCAAAAAATGGGTGTTTTGCTTAAATAATCTATTTATTTTATTCATTGTTTTTCTATGTATTTAAACATATATTATAAAAAACATATTTTTTTAAATAACTATTTTAAAATATAAAACGAATAATATATATTTATTCTCTCTTATTATTATTTTCAATATTGAAAACAATATTATATTATAATATACATATAAGATTATAATTATTCAAAATATACTTAATAAAATACATATCAAAAAACCAATAATAGAAAAGATATATACAAAAAACACCAAAAAACCAATTTTTTGATAAAAAATCTTCCACACGCAACAAAGGGGTAACAATCATAGAAAAACCCTTTTTATCACTTTAGAATAACAACAAAATAGAAAGATTTAAATACTGTATACCCATCTTCTTTCTTGAAAAGGGGTTCTGATAATTTAAACAACGTTTGGGGGAATAAAGATGATCGCACAAAAGAATTTTTTATCAAAATTAAGAGATTTTGGCCTAAATACTTATGAAAGTAAGCTTTGGACTGCTTTGTTGTCTAGAGGGGTTTCAACAGCAGGAGAACTATCAAATATAGCAAACGTACCAAGATCTAGAACCTATGATGTACTAGAAAGTTTAGAAAAAAAAGGTTTTATTATATTAAATGTAGGAAAACCAATAAAATATCTTGCAGTTCCTCCTGAAGAGGTTGTCGAAAGAGTAAAAAAGAAAGTAAAAGAAGAATCAGATACAAAAACAATTTTACTCGAAGAACTTAAAAATTCCACAATTCTTGAAGAACTTAATATTATTCACAAACAAGGTTCCTCTGAAATTGAACCATCAGACCTGGTGGGATATTTTAAAGGGAAAAAAACCATTTACAACAATATCGAATTAATGATAAGAGAAGCAAAAACTTCTGTTCTCCTTATGACAAATGAAGAAGGAATTAAAACACAAAAACACATATTATTAGATGTTTTATCAAAAAATAAAGATAAAAAAATTGATGTAAAAATAGCTGCACCAATAACCAAAGAAAACATAAAAGAAGCAAAAGAACTTTCAAGATTCGCAGAAATAAGAAACACAAAAAATAAATCAAGGTTTTGTATTATAGATGGCGAAAAAATTATATTTATGCTTTTAGATGATACAAATCTAGATCCAAACTATGACTGTGCAGTATGGGCAGAATCTAAACCATTCTTAACATCATTAAGAGATTTGTTTGAATCAAACTGGCCAAACCTAGAACCTTTAAACAAAATAAAAATTTAATTTTGATTTATAAACTAATTTTTATTCTTTTTTAATAATCAAAAGAAAACCTTTAAATAATAGTTATTCTATATTAGAGACAACACAATCCAATTATCAAAAAGAGGTGAAAAATGGCATTAAATTTAGAAGGAGTAATTCTTAGTATCATAATCGGTACTTTAGCAGCTATAGTATACAGTTTAAGGGTTCTTGTATTAATGGAGAGAAGAGTATCAAGAATTGAAGGCCATATAGAAACAATTGCTGCAAAAATATTAAGAGAAGAACTTAGAATAGAAAAAGCCCTTAAAATTAGGAAAACAACAACAAAAAAAGCAGCCAAAAGGAAGAAAAAGAAAAAATAATTCTTCTTAATTTTTCATAAATTATATAATATGAAATTTGATAAAATAGTTAGGGATATAAAAGATTTAAAGATTCAATCAGCAGAGAACATAGCAAAACACGCTGTCTTGGCTTTAAAAGATTATTCTAATAACATAGATACAATCACCAAAACAAAATTCATAGATGAATTAGAAAAAGCCAAAACGATATTGTTTCAAACAAGACCTACAGAACCTTGTATGAGAAATGCTTTAAATTTTGTTACTCATGATTTAGATGCTTCTTCTTTGAATAAACTCCAAAAAAAACTCAATTTAAGGATAAAACAAGCACTATTTCATTTAGAATCTACTGAAAACACTATTGCAAAAATTGGTGCCAGGAAAATAAAAAACAAACAAATAATATTTACACATTGCCATTCCTCAACTATTATGGCCATACTAAAAAAAGCAAAAAAACAAAACAAAACTTTTGAAGTACACAACACAGAAACAAGACCAAAATTTCAGGGAAGGATAACAGCTTTAGAATTAAATAAAGAAAAAATACCTATAACACACTATATAGACTCTGCAGCAAGACTAGCAATAAAAAAAGCAGATATAATGATTATAGGATGCGATGCAATAGATTCAGAAGGAAAATGTTACAATAAAATGGGGTCTGAAATGTTTGCCGAAATAGCAGATAAATTTGATGTCCCTCTTTATATTGCCACAGATTCTTGGAAATTTGATCCCAAAACTATTTTTGGATTTAATGAAGAAATAGAAAAAAGAAGCAGAGATGAAGTATGGGTTAATGCCCCTAAAAAAATAAAAATAGAGAATTACGCTTTTGAAAAAATTAAACCAACTTTAATCTCAGGAATTATATCAGAAATAGGTATTTTCAAACCACAATTATTTATTGAAGAACTTAAATCTAAATATAAATTTATGTTTAGTTAGGTGTTTTTAATTCTTTTTCAATTGCCCCTATTTCTTTCTGAATTTCCAATATAATCTTTGTGTTATCCTCTTGATCTAATACAGTACCACACTCAGGGCATTTAAAATTAAAATTTGTAGCATGATCAAAATTAAGTCTTATACATCGGTTTTTACAACCAAAAAAATGAGATCCTTTCTCTCTTTCAACCCTTTCTTTTAATTTTTCTAACTTCTTCTTCTTCAAATCCATCACTAAATATTTTACCCTTTTTTGATTAAATGTCCAATAATAAATATACCACCCTTTTTGCTTGTCTTTTTTCCTCATAAAAGACACTAAATTATTCTCATACAACCTATATAATATGTTTCTGGTAGCATTTACCTCTTTCTTAATAACATCAGCTATCTTAAATTCCGAAACATTCTTATTCTTCTTTAGAAATTTAACTAAGGGAAGCGCATCTTCTCCTACAACTTCCTTAACTACAACATCTATAACATTATTTGAGAGCCTCATTTCTACTCCTAAAGTTACTAAGTCTATCCTTAATACCCCCTTTCAAAAACCAAGCATCTTGATTCTTGCGTAAAACCAGAAATTTAACTTATCTCTGACCCTTCTTATGAGGGAATGCCCTTTATAAATCTTTCGTTTTTTCTGCACATAATTAATGTTTAACTCATTCACCACTAAAGAATAAGAAATTAGATAAAACTCTCAAACAAAACACCAGATTTCTTAGCCAAATCTAAATCAATCATAAAAGATTTGCCCTTCTCTTTTAATCTATCAATATTCAAAAAAAACCACCCCCTTCCTTTGAATTTAACAGCAACATAAGGCTCTGCATTAAAAAACTTTGAAAATTCTTTTAAATCATGGATCTCCTTCTTTTCAAAATATTTATATATATTTTGAGTAACCTTGCACTCTATTGCAATTACCCTCCCTTTTTTGGCTACAAGGATATCTGGAGAAGGATATTTCATAGAACCAGATCCTGCAGATCTTATAGCACCAAAACCATTAGCCCAGAATTTATGAACAAGCTCCCTTTCAGCATTGCTCCCTTTTGTTTTTTGAGACATTATATTTTAACCTTCATAAAATCATAAGAACACTTCACATCTTCAAAAATATCTTTTGCATCATTCTCAACTTCTTTTGCATCTTTATATCTTGCACTTATATGAGTTAAAATAAGTTGTTTTACATCAGATTTGTTTGCTATACTTGCTGCCTGTTTAGCAGTCATATGGAAATATTCTTCACTTTTTTCTTCTAAATCAGAACAATACGTAGATTCACAAATCAATAAATCAGCACCTTTAGCCAAAGTATAGGCATTTTTACAAACTAAAGTATCCGAAACAAAACTTACTTTCCCCCCTTTAACAACATAACTAACGTCATCTGGTTTTATCTTTTTCCCATTAAATGTAATTGTTTTCCCGCTTTGTAATTTACCAAGCAAAGGGCCTTCTTTTAACCCTATTTTCTTTGCTTTTTTTAGATTTATTCTTCTCCTATCTTTTTCAATAAAATTATAACCCAAACAAGGTACACTATGTTCTAAAGGTAAAACTTCTAAAACAAAATCATTATTCTCAAAAAACCTCCCTTTATTTATCTCTTTTATTTCCAAATTAATTTTGTTCTGATCAAACTCAAAAGCCTTAAACATATGTTTAAATTTCTCTTTTGTTCCTTTTGGTCCATAAATCTCTAAAACCCCTTCATAATCACTTGTTGCTAAGGTCTGTATTAAACCAGGCAACCCCAAAACATGATCACCATGCCA belongs to Candidatus Woesearchaeota archaeon B3_Woes and includes:
- a CDS encoding cell division control protein Cdc6: MKKQNSSNFFENFLKKEEIFTNKKILQISYLPDTIEHRGEQIEKIQNILAPVMKLERPSNLFIYGKTGTGKTVSIKHITNQLKEAAEKADKPITVIYVNCKLKRVADTEYRIIAQLGREMGKKIPDTGLPTDGVYRIFVDAVDKKEKFLLIVLDEIDQLVNKTGDDILYNLISINEELKNSQISIVGISNNSRFIDNIDPRVKSRLSEEDILFPPYNALQLQDILRKRSNKAFKKNVLKQGVVEKCAAYSAKEHGDARRALDLLRVAGEVAEREGSKSVNIKHIDEAEEKIEKDRVFDIITTQPKQSQATLYSMLLINSKNNEVILTGQIYDTYKNLCSQINLKPLTQRRIGDLIAEMDMMGIINARVISKGRYGRTREITLSTPETTNKKIKQILEEGLDIS
- a CDS encoding DNA polymerase II large subunit translates to MKEYFEEIDKKLKQAYKAATEARKKGHDPQPKVEIPVAKDMAERVEGIISTVAPQIVDKGVAKRLRELEKKYGVLDWRVSLLIAEEVAKEKFCKFKDKTEAMEVGIRVGFAYHTLGTVASPLEGFTKLQIEKRKDGKDYFKLYFSGPIRSAGGTGASVSVLIADYIRKKMGFEVYDPTEQEIKRYITELYDYHERITNLQYLPSEEEIKFLTQHIPVQIAGDPSEKIEVSNYKDLNRVETNRIRNGVCLVIGEGIAQKAPKLWKQLSKWGKEFDLEQWNFLNDFVKLQKRIKSKGETKEETKINPDFTFIKDLPAGRPILTYPMRKGGLRMRYGRSRTSGYSACNINPLTMGVMNDYIATGTQLKVERPGKGCTVSPCDTIEGPIVKVEDGSVLRIENKQQLKEVKDKIKKILFLGDILISYGDFFNRAHVLAPPGYCEEWWVQELEKATVNMFGSLNLDKLSELINIPKDALSVLLKNPLTTKISPGAAISISEKLQIPLHPFFTLHFDSISAEDLLYLLDLIESSDIVADGNNIEKIILKSDEKGKETLEKIGLPHLFINKEFIVIEKNHAKPFMISLGIISKEDIKEIKQKINQNKDKPILEIINIISKVKIRDKSGLFIGARMGRPEKAKIRELTGSPQVLFPVGEEGGRLRCFQSALDVGTIRADFPIFVCSKCNKETISKVCLDCGKPTKQMYHCKICGVTSKEECQHGKNMPFVTKDFDIKDYFNKSLKKLKMKNYPDLIKGVRGTSNKDHTPENLMKGILRAKHNIYVNKDGTTRYDMTQMPITHFKPKEIGTSIEKLKELSYTKDTKGSELTNDEQTIELKPQDIILPACPESPDKGADEILFNVANFIDDALERMYGLKSFYNFNKKKNLIGHLALALAPHTSAAILTRIIGFSKTQGFFAHPLIHAATRRDCDGDEASIILLMDALINFSRSYLPSHRGSSQDAPLVLTSKLIPTEVDDMVFDLDIAWTYPLDFYEACLEYKQPWDVEVKQLIKNIQNDISYGDVGFTHDTSNINDGVVCSAYKTIPSMEDKLKGQMDLGEKIIAVDESDEARLVIEKHFIKDTKGNLRKFSMQKFRCVKCNEKFRRPPLIGKCSKCGGKIIFTISKGSVIKYLEPSISLAEKYNVPVYLKQSLTLLQRRIEGMFGKEKEKQEGLGKWFG
- a CDS encoding Holliday junction resolvase — translated: MSQKTKGSNAERELVHKFWANGFGAIRSAGSGSMKYPSPDILVAKKGRVIAIECKVTQNIYKYFEKKEIHDLKEFSKFFNAEPYVAVKFKGRGWFFLNIDRLKEKGKSFMIDLDLAKKSGVLFESFI
- a CDS encoding translation initiation factor IF-2 subunit beta; this translates as MDYQKLLEKAKKEMPESVHEKERFEIPPVKGHIQGTKTIIVNLQQISQHLHRPIEHVLKYLLKELATPGEIKKNDSVIFGRKISSSDFNNKIKQYADDFVFCKECGKPDTEFLKENNLMFVKCMVCGAKNPIKFKI